In Xenorhabdus nematophila ATCC 19061, one DNA window encodes the following:
- the xerC gene encoding site-specific tyrosine recombinase XerC: MASLTLRQHMQHFLDHLDALRYTRETRAHYRSNLREFVRWCDERGITTAQQVSFPQLESWQQHMVAQKNRHGRPIAASTVIKKLTSVRHLFRWLVKRRHLRYNPARELALPRRERRLPWGMLNEPETRRVLAMTGSDNPLSVRDRAILETLWSSGIRRSELKRLQLSELDLAGGMLFVRQGKGRQDRVVPLGESARHWVQRYLNDVRPRLVWAKDPGYLFLSQQGSALAEGTLTQIVRNALHRADIDKPGGCHLFRHGMATQMLKNGADTRHIQAILGHASLESTQIYTRVAIGHLKEVHNQTHPAERDTQAETDNPEQNCLPKRRGQPDPPR, encoded by the coding sequence ATGGCATCACTGACGCTCAGACAACACATGCAGCACTTCCTTGACCACCTCGACGCGCTGCGCTACACACGGGAAACCCGGGCACACTACCGCAGTAACCTGCGGGAATTTGTCCGGTGGTGTGACGAACGGGGTATCACGACGGCGCAGCAGGTCAGCTTCCCGCAGCTGGAAAGCTGGCAGCAGCACATGGTGGCACAGAAAAACCGGCATGGCCGCCCGATAGCGGCCAGCACGGTCATCAAAAAACTGACCAGCGTGCGCCACCTGTTCCGCTGGCTGGTGAAGCGGCGGCACCTGCGGTATAACCCGGCGCGGGAGCTGGCGCTGCCCCGGCGGGAGCGCCGGTTGCCGTGGGGGATGCTGAACGAGCCGGAAACCCGGCGGGTGCTGGCAATGACCGGCAGTGACAATCCGCTCAGTGTCCGGGACAGGGCGATACTGGAAACCCTGTGGAGCAGCGGCATCCGGCGTTCAGAACTCAAGCGGTTGCAGCTCAGTGAGCTGGATTTAGCGGGCGGCATGCTGTTTGTCCGGCAGGGCAAAGGCCGTCAGGACCGGGTTGTTCCGCTGGGTGAGTCAGCACGGCACTGGGTGCAGCGTTATCTCAACGATGTCCGCCCGCGTCTGGTGTGGGCAAAAGACCCGGGTTATCTGTTCCTGTCACAGCAGGGCAGTGCACTGGCCGAAGGCACCCTGACCCAGATAGTGCGCAATGCGCTCCATCGCGCCGACATCGACAAACCCGGCGGCTGCCATCTGTTCCGGCATGGCATGGCCACGCAGATGCTGAAGAACGGCGCGGATACCCGGCATATCCAGGCGATACTGGGTCATGCCAGTCTGGAATCGACCCAAATTTACACGCGGGTCGCCATCGGACACTTGAAGGAAGTGCACAATCAGACCCATCCGGCCGAGCGTGATACACAGGCAGAAACGGATAATCCGGAGCAGAACTGTCTCCCCAAACGTCGCGGACAGCCCGATCCCCCCCGTTGA
- a CDS encoding helix-turn-helix domain-containing protein, with product MSFSDKLAASRKELGFTQQQMADKIGMHVSQYKRYEAGTSQPTIDVFRRIALALNVSADMLLFEPDERGPDERLKLQFEAISQLDEKERETVETVISSILHMHDAKRWTTKGS from the coding sequence ATGAGCTTTTCTGATAAATTGGCGGCATCCCGTAAAGAGCTTGGTTTCACTCAACAACAGATGGCTGACAAGATTGGCATGCACGTCTCACAGTACAAGCGCTATGAAGCCGGAACATCTCAGCCGACGATTGATGTCTTTCGAAGGATTGCATTAGCGTTGAATGTCAGTGCGGATATGCTTCTTTTCGAGCCGGATGAGCGTGGCCCCGATGAACGGTTAAAACTCCAGTTCGAAGCGATTTCACAGTTAGACGAGAAAGAGCGGGAGACCGTGGAGACCGTAATTAGCAGTATTTTGCATATGCATGATGCGAAGCGCTGGACAACAAAGGGCAGCTAA
- a CDS encoding SymE family type I addiction module toxin — MAKAHSKQNAVQNKAAKTERYYTVGYVPQNDKSNAPPAIHLKGQWLKAAGFEIGGSITVKIMDGCLVLIPASSETNNLKQQYQRQREQISEIKLRMRELIGDYKSN; from the coding sequence ATGGCTAAGGCGCATTCTAAGCAAAACGCGGTTCAAAATAAAGCCGCGAAAACAGAACGTTATTATACCGTGGGATACGTCCCGCAAAATGATAAAAGCAATGCCCCGCCCGCAATCCACCTTAAGGGGCAATGGCTTAAGGCAGCCGGCTTTGAGATTGGCGGCTCGATCACAGTGAAGATCATGGACGGCTGTCTGGTGCTGATCCCCGCGAGTTCCGAGACGAACAACCTTAAGCAGCAATACCAGCGCCAGCGCGAGCAAATCAGTGAAATTAAGCTGCGGATGCGGGAGTTGATTGGCGACTACAAAAGCAACTAA
- a CDS encoding NADAR family protein, with amino-acid sequence MSHIDVIKFYRTNDPYGCFSNFSKYGFLGEDDFFWPTVEHYFQAKKFIDENTQENIRLLNSPMDAATAGRDRKKPLRPDWEVIKDDIMRFAVLEKFKQNLDIQNILLSTHNAQLIEHTSNDFYWADGGDGSGNNMLGIILMETREILQKI; translated from the coding sequence ATGAGCCACATAGATGTTATAAAGTTTTATAGAACAAATGATCCGTATGGGTGTTTTTCTAATTTTTCAAAATACGGCTTTTTAGGTGAAGATGACTTTTTTTGGCCAACAGTTGAACATTATTTCCAAGCAAAGAAATTCATTGATGAAAATACTCAAGAGAACATTCGCCTGTTAAACTCACCAATGGATGCAGCAACTGCTGGTAGGGATAGGAAAAAACCATTAAGGCCGGATTGGGAAGTAATCAAAGATGATATTATGCGCTTTGCTGTCTTAGAGAAATTTAAGCAAAATCTAGATATTCAGAATATATTATTGTCTACACATAATGCTCAGCTCATTGAACATACTTCCAACGATTTTTATTGGGCCGATGGCGGTGATGGTTCAGGTAATAATATGTTAGGTATTATTCTGATGGAAACCAGAGAAATCTTGCAAAAGATTTAA